The Sylvia atricapilla isolate bSylAtr1 chromosome 3, bSylAtr1.pri, whole genome shotgun sequence genome has a window encoding:
- the LOC136358529 gene encoding toll-like receptor 13: MCTPLLLTLVTLLMVPAGVSPYGFRNCIQAPWDPGLFRCIQRFLSTVEAAVDDLPSNATSLNLSVNILRQVAPGAFAHLPRLYTLDLTHNQLQLLAPRAFWGLSALAYLDLAHNNMSVLTTDVFTGLGNLSTLRLDHNPLQEVAPRAFWSLTTLSTLSLRGGRLSTLEPVAMAVQNLTHLDLLDLCGNMLSTLSPGLPPMLRVLRLCNNSLGALSGATSGVMPPGLRVLDLSYNNISDPAPLARLCLHNLTHLHLAGNLLDVVQLLHVAGVSPRHVDVSGLQMGTKDLKYLCKQLKGSPLQRLRLQRLRFEKMPRGALTHCPVLGALDVSGNRLRHLGCIGQLLSRKQRAALGELVAEHNLLQWLSSCRGTPVLHQLHNMSLRFNRILVAGAGAFDNAPALRQLRLDVNGLARLDRAALRGLRYLRHLRLDNNLLTDLLPGSFADLHQLEDLNLRNNRVAVLFPGAFKGLDRLQTLDLGGNNLRHLAARAFQGLSQLCRLYLDRNKLLEVRAATFQPVQVTLGVLDLRANALRYLSRHLRQQPPFRYLHNLYDLKLQAQQPYGMRVVPQHFFQGLSALRSLYLSQNSLSAITANAFDDLAQLKYLTLADSNGGMGHLPAGVFKNLSQLRSLNLESAGLRSFGPEVFGNLTRLKELRLAKNELRALDLTLATGLPALHYLDLRKCPLSCSCANAWLPAWLVRGPVQVVYLYNYTCGEMGGASTYLHCFDTRVCYLDMGRYLFAGTAPAVLLLLLLPLLHHRGYWRLRYQLFLLRAWARGRWRREQRHYTYDTFVSYNSRDEQWVLEELVPELERAALRLCLHHRDFRPGRTIVDNIVDAVYNSRHTVCVVSRGYLRSEWCSLEIQMASYRLFDELRDVLVLIFLEDIPEAELSAFHHMRRVLLRRTHLRWPPEPPAQPLFWAKLRCALSRGEEEEDRERECREEVCPGTTGTPGKVLPQENNFLPPNHRFLSGEGALWSADDDSKEEEKNEERKAGGREGGSPDGTETPVEIPPQKSNFLPQNHRVFSWECALHSRDEGNQKEEKGEEEE, from the coding sequence ATGTGCACCCCACTGCTGCTGACGCTGGTGACACTGCTGATGGTGCCTGCAGGGGTCTCTCCCTATGGCTTCCGCAACTGCATCCAGGCACCATGGGACCCTGGGCTGTTCCGCTGCATTCAACGCTTCCTGAGCACCGTAGAGGCTGCAGTGGACGACCTCCCCTCCAATGCCACATCCCTCAACCTCTCTGTCAACATCTTGCGCCAGGTGGCCCCCGGTGCCTTTGCCCACCTGCCACGGCTCTACACCCTTGATCTGACCCACAACCAACTGCAACTCCTGGCCCCGAGGGCTTTCTGGGGGCTGTCAGCACTGGCCTACCTAGACCTGGCCCACAACAACATGTCGGTGCTGACCACAGATGTGTTCACCGGGCTGGGTAACCTGAGCACACTGCGGCTGGACCACAACCCACTACAGGAGGTGGCCCCCAGGGCTTTCTGGTCACTGACCACACTCAGCACACTCTCGCTGCGGGGTGGCCGTCTCAGCACACTGGAGCCCGTGGCCATGGCCGTGCAGAATCTGACACACTTGGACCTGCTCGACCTGTGTGGCAACATGCTGTCAACATTGAGCCCAGGGCTGCCGCCCATGCTGAGGGTCCTGCGTCTCTGCAACAACTCACTGGGAGCTCTTTCAGGCGCCACCTCTGGGGTGATGCCTCCAGGGCTGCGTGTGCTCGACCTGTCCTACAACAACATCTCGGACCCTGCGCCACTTGCTCGCCTGTGTCTGCACAACCTAACACACCTGCACCTGGCTGGTAACTTGCTGGAtgtggtgcagctgctgcatgTGGCTGGAGTCTCCCCACGCCATGTGGATGTGTCAGGGCTACAGATGGGCACAAAGGACTTGAAATACCTATGCAAGCAGCTGAAAGGATCACCGCTGCAGAGGCTGCGGCTGCAGCGCTTGCGATTTGAAAAAATGCCCCGGGGGGCTCTGACTCATTGTCCGGTGCTGGGTGCCCTGGACGTGTCTGGCAACCGGCTGCGACATTTGGGCTGCATAGGGCAGCTGCTGAGCCGGAAGCAGCGGGCAGCACTGGGTGAGCTGGTGGCTGAGCATAACTTGCTGCAGTGGCTGTCATCATGCCGCGGGACCCCAGTTCTGCACCAACTGCATAATATGTCCCTGCGCTTCAACCGCATCCTAGTGGCTGGTGCAGGTGCCTTTGACAATGCACCAGCACTGCGGCAGCTGCGGCTGGATGTGAATGGGCTGGCACGGCTGGACCGTGCAGCGCTGCGTGGACTCCGCTACCTGCGACACCTGCGCCTTGACAACAACCTGCTCACTGacctcctgcctggctccttTGCCGACCTGCACCAGCTGGAAGACCTCAACCTGCGCAACAACCGTGTGGCCGTGCTCTTTCCTGGTGCCTTCAAGGGGCTTGACCGCCTGCAGACCCTTGACCTGGGAGGGAACAACCTGCGGCACTTGGCAGCCAGGGCATTCCAGGGCCTCTCACAGCTTTGCCGGCTTTACCTGGACCGTAACAAGCTGCTGGAGGTGAGAGCGGCCACATTCCAGCCGGTGCAGGTGACACTGGGTGTACTGGACCTGCGTGCCAACGCGCTGCGCTACCTGAGCCGACACCTGCGGCAGCAGCCACCTTTCCGCTACCTACATAACCTCTATGACCTgaagctgcaggcacagcagccatACGGGATGCGTGTGGTCCCGCAACACTTCTTCCAGGGCCTCAGTGCCTTGCGCTCACTCTACCTGTCACAGAACTCTCTCTCGGCCATCACCGCCAATGCCTTCGATGATCTGGCACAGCTGAAGTACCTGACCCTGGCTGACAGCAATGGTGGGATGGGCCATCTGCCCGCTGGCGTCTTCAAGAACCTGAGCCAACTGCGCAGCCTGAACCTGGAGAGTGCAGGACTGCGCAGCTTTGGCCCTGAGGTTTTTGGCAACCTGACACGACTGAAGGAGCTGCGCCTGGCCAAGAATGAGCTGCGTGCACTGGATCTGACCCTGGCCACAggcctccctgccctgcactaCCTGGACCTGCGCAAGTGCCCGCTGAGTTGCAGCTGTGCCAATGCCtggctgcctgcctggctggtgCGTGGGCCCGTGCAGGTGGTCTACCTGTATAACTACACCTGTGGTGAGATGGGTGGGGCCTCCACGTACCTGCACTGCTTTGACACACGTGTGTGCTACCTGGACATGGGGCGATACCTGTTTGCAGGGACAGCACCGgctgtgctgttgctgctgctgctgccgctaCTGCACCACCGTGGGTACTGGCGGTTGCGCTaccagctgttcctgctgcgTGCGTGGGCACGTGGGCGCTGGCGGCGGGAACAGCGGCACTACACCTACGACACCTTTGTGTCCTACAACTCCAGGGATGAGCAGTgggtgctggaggagctggtgcCTGAGCTAGAGCGTGCAGCCCTACGGCTCTGCCTGCACCACCGTGACTTTCGCCCTGGCCGCACCATAGTGGACAACATTGTGGATGCTGTGTACAACAGCCGGCACACAGTGTGTGTGGTGAGCCGTGGGTACCTGCGCAGCGAGTGGTGCTCACTGGAGATCCAGATGGCCAGCTACCGCCTCTTTGACGAGCTGCGTGATGTCCTTGTCCTCATCTTCCTTGAGGACATCCCTGAGGCCGAGCTCTCGGCCTTCCACCACATGCGCCGTGTGCTGCTGCGGCGCACACACCTGCGCTggccccctgagccccctgcGCAGCCCCTCTTCTGGGCAAAGCTCAGGTGTGCCCTGAGCaggggggaagaggaggaggacagggagagagagtGCAGAGAGGAAGTGTGCCCTGGCACAACTGGGACCCCTGGGAAAGTTCTCCCTCAGGAAAACAACTTTCTGCCCCCAAATCACCGTTTTTTATCTGGGGAAGGTGCCCTGTGGAGTGCGGATGATGACagcaaggaagaagagaagaatgaggagaggaaggcagggggcagggagggaggcagccCTGATGGCACTGAGACCCCTGTGGAGATTCCTCctcagaaaagcaattttctacCCCAAAATCACCGGGTTTTCTCTTGGGAATGTGCTCTGCACAGTAGGGATGAAGGTAAccagaaggaggagaagggggaagaggaagagtag